The DNA sequence AGAGGATGTCACCGCTGCCCTCGCTTACCCCTGCAACCGTTCGGTGAGGAACTGCACCACCCGTTTGCGCGCCTCGTAGGCAGGGTGGCCGTCGACCTCGCGGACCTGATCGGTGAGCACCGAATGCGCCATCCGGGACAGCTCGTCCGGATTGCCCGGCGAGGAGTCGATCTCGATCACCTCGAAGGCATCCCCCAGCCGGGCTTTCAGCGTCGCGAAGCGGTCGCCGGGGGCCATCTTGTCCTCGCTGAACCGCAGGCCGAGGGCGCACAGCCCGGCGGTGGCGGCCCGGTCGGCGACCACCCCCAACTCGACCTCGGAGAGTCCGGGGTCGCGGCGCTGTTTGAGGGTCAGCGGGAGGGGCACGGATGGTTGGCTGAGCACCGGGGCCAGCACGGCGTCGTCGACAGCAGCGGCCAGCGCGAAGCCGCCGGTGAAGCATT is a window from the Mycobacterium sp. SVM_VP21 genome containing:
- a CDS encoding dienelactone hydrolase family protein, whose amino-acid sequence is MTAPQADLTGWIATPFTGGGFTHDVYRKGEGPGVVLIPEIPGIHPGVLALGNHLVDNGFTVAIPSLFGEPGKAVTPGYALTTIARACVTREFAAFATDKQRPVTQFLRALARDLNEKTPGKGVGVIGQCFTGGFALAAAVDDAVLAPVLSQPSVPLPLTLKQRRDPGLSEVELGVVADRAATAGLCALGLRFSEDKMAPGDRFATLKARLGDAFEVIEIDSSPGNPDELSRMAHSVLTDQVREVDGHPAYEARKRVVQFLTERLQG